One genomic window of Megachile rotundata isolate GNS110a chromosome 12, iyMegRotu1, whole genome shotgun sequence includes the following:
- the LOC100877647 gene encoding uncharacterized protein LOC100877647, translating into MLAYNNLENAVLSLNKSVSNFPIGAVSLDDFKPIEEKISDTRKLLKRLTARLLWLKAKTRYVMENEEPEDEIERTIEDLQTETVRLLQNDRAFKLMSHSYTIQEILAGRQGDANMQEKIYAYMRKLFTLNDTILSLQKDIENAVKKQVKLKIQCQNALFDYKKFLKEQEEICSKKLQETNPEIALNKEKTNKSLRNINIMKKLIVNLISASHFMLMENPHLIEMLEKHRETINIETILKMSQGDTDQERAEAQA; encoded by the exons atgttggcatataataatttagaaaatgctgttctaagtttaaataaaagtgtTTCAAACTTTCCTATCGGTGCGGTGTCGTTAGATGATTTTAAACCTATCGAGGAAAAAATTAGCGACACACGAAAGTTGCTGAAACGATTAACTGCCAGATTATTATGGCTTAAAGCAAAAACTAGATACG TAATGGAAAATGAAGAACCTGAAGATGAGATAGAACGTACGATAGAAGACTTACAGACGGAAACAGTCCGATTACTTCAAAATGACAGGGCATTTAAATTGATGTCCCACTCCTATACTATTCAAGAAATTTTAGCAGGAAGACAGGGAGATGCTAATATGCAAGA AAagatttatgcttatatgcgtAAGTTATTTACTCTTAATGATACTATTTTGTCATTACAAAAGGACATAGAAAATGCTGTGAAGAAGCAGGTGAAGTTAAAAATCCAATGCCAAAATGCATTATTTGATTACAAAAAGTTTTTAAAGGAGCAGGAAGAAATATGCAGCAAAAAATTACAAGAAACAAATCCTGAGATAGCATT AAATAAAGAGAAAACAAATAAATCtctaagaaatataaatattatgaagAAGCTAATTGTAAATCTTATTTCTGCTTCCCATTTTATGTTAATGGAAAATCCACATTTAATAGAAATGTTAGAAAAACATAGAGAAACAATTAATATTGAGACCATTTTGAAAATGTCTCAAGGGGATACAGATCAAGAAAGAGCAGAAGCACAGGCTTAA